The Lysinibacter cavernae genome includes a window with the following:
- a CDS encoding 4-(cytidine 5'-diphospho)-2-C-methyl-D-erythritol kinase: MSPTSSAPTVHVRAPGKLNLFFKVGSVMDDGYHEVASAYQAVSLYEDVWASHSDEFSAVFGGSIDTSALVVDERNLAIQAAKLLAEHTGYAGGVHLRIEKNVPIAGGMGGGSADAAAVLVACDALWATHVSRDDLHRLAAQLGADVPFALMGGTAVGTGRGDELSPALAKGSFHWVLVPASEGLSTPEVYRELDQHRIRHTGAISPVPVKPVVDSQVLQALRAGDAQMLADCIHNDLQAAALHMAPDLYDTLELGEESGALAGIVSGSGPTIAFLAADGESAVELQVALSLRGYQALRATSPVHGARVIPGAV, translated from the coding sequence ATGAGTCCAACCTCGTCTGCCCCCACGGTTCACGTGAGAGCCCCGGGCAAACTCAATCTATTCTTTAAAGTTGGTAGCGTCATGGATGACGGTTACCACGAAGTTGCGTCTGCCTACCAGGCCGTCTCGCTTTATGAGGATGTGTGGGCCTCCCACTCGGATGAGTTCTCTGCCGTCTTTGGCGGCTCAATTGATACTTCTGCGCTTGTTGTTGACGAGCGCAATCTCGCCATTCAGGCAGCAAAGCTGCTCGCAGAACACACTGGCTATGCAGGTGGGGTTCATCTCCGCATTGAGAAGAACGTGCCAATCGCCGGTGGCATGGGGGGCGGGTCCGCAGACGCGGCTGCAGTTCTTGTCGCCTGTGACGCCCTTTGGGCCACCCATGTCAGCCGCGACGACCTGCACCGACTTGCCGCACAGCTCGGCGCCGACGTGCCCTTCGCTCTCATGGGTGGAACCGCAGTAGGCACTGGCAGAGGTGACGAACTCAGCCCCGCACTTGCCAAGGGCAGTTTTCACTGGGTGCTCGTGCCCGCGAGTGAAGGGTTGAGCACGCCCGAGGTGTATCGGGAGCTCGACCAGCACCGCATCCGGCATACCGGAGCGATTTCGCCGGTTCCGGTGAAGCCTGTTGTTGACAGCCAGGTGCTGCAAGCGCTGCGAGCCGGTGACGCACAGATGCTTGCCGACTGCATCCATAATGACCTCCAGGCGGCCGCGCTCCATATGGCGCCAGATCTCTACGACACGCTTGAGCTCGGTGAAGAGAGCGGTGCCCTCGCCGGCATCGTTTCTGGGTCCGGCCCAACGATTGCTTTTCTCGCCGCCGACGGCGAGTCAGCTGTTGAGCTGCAGGTTGCGCTGAGCCTTCGCGGCTACCAAGCGCTACGGGCAACGAGCCCAGTACACGGGGCCCGCGTCATCCCCGGCGCGGTGTAG
- a CDS encoding ATP-binding cassette domain-containing protein, with amino-acid sequence MAHLLGAENLHLEFPTRVIFDSITIGVNEGDRIGIVGRNGDGKSTLLSLLSGRLEPDAGRVTVRGGVTIGMLDQTDVLDQEMLVSQAIVGDLEEYVWASNPIIRDVIDGLIQDIPWDAVIGSLSGGQRRRVGLAALLVGDWDCIFLDEPTNHLDVEGITWLANHLNNRWGKNAGGLLVVTHDRWFLDEVCNTTWEVHDQIIEPFEGGYAAYILQRVERDRMAAASESKRQNLMRKELAWLRRGAPARTAKPKFRIEAANQLIENEPPVRDKIQLSQMASQRLGKDVVDILDVSVSYGEKQVLKDIEWRIAPGERTGILGINGAGKSTLLGLVTGDVQPTTGIVKRGKTIKVATLSQELAELVEHANDRVSDVVARKRTSYVSGGKEMTPSQLLERLGFTSAQLQTPVKDLSGGQRRRLQLLLILLDEPNVLVLDEPSNDLDTDMLAAMEDLLDSWPGTLLVVSHDRYLMERVTDQQYAILDGKLRHLPGGVDQYLKLRKASDAADTGPSASASASSTTPAAAPVPANQLSGAERRNAEKELASTERKMAKATEAIKATHDRLAAHDQGDYEGISIMMQEITALEATVASLEERWLELSELLS; translated from the coding sequence GTGGCACATCTCTTAGGCGCAGAAAACCTTCATCTCGAGTTCCCGACCCGAGTCATCTTCGATTCCATCACCATTGGGGTGAACGAGGGTGACCGCATCGGCATCGTCGGACGAAACGGCGACGGCAAGTCGACGCTCCTCTCGCTGCTCTCTGGACGGCTCGAACCAGACGCTGGCCGCGTCACCGTTCGCGGCGGCGTCACCATTGGGATGCTCGACCAGACAGACGTCCTCGACCAAGAGATGCTCGTTTCTCAGGCGATTGTTGGTGACCTTGAAGAATACGTGTGGGCGAGCAACCCGATCATTCGCGATGTGATTGATGGCCTTATTCAGGATATTCCGTGGGATGCCGTCATCGGTTCGCTCTCCGGTGGCCAGCGCAGACGCGTCGGCCTCGCCGCACTCCTCGTTGGAGACTGGGACTGCATCTTCCTGGACGAGCCCACAAACCACCTCGACGTCGAGGGCATCACCTGGCTTGCCAATCACCTCAACAACCGCTGGGGCAAGAACGCTGGCGGACTACTCGTGGTGACTCACGACCGCTGGTTCCTCGATGAGGTGTGCAACACCACGTGGGAGGTCCACGATCAGATCATTGAGCCGTTTGAAGGTGGCTACGCTGCCTACATCTTGCAGCGCGTTGAGCGCGACCGCATGGCGGCTGCCTCAGAGTCAAAGCGTCAGAACCTCATGCGCAAAGAGCTCGCGTGGCTCCGCCGCGGTGCCCCTGCCCGCACCGCAAAGCCAAAGTTCCGCATCGAAGCGGCCAACCAACTCATCGAAAACGAGCCTCCGGTTCGCGACAAGATCCAGCTCAGCCAGATGGCTTCTCAGCGCCTTGGAAAAGATGTTGTTGACATCCTTGACGTGAGCGTCAGTTACGGCGAAAAACAGGTGCTCAAAGATATTGAATGGCGGATCGCCCCTGGCGAGCGCACCGGCATCCTTGGCATCAACGGAGCCGGCAAGAGCACCCTGCTCGGACTTGTTACGGGCGATGTGCAGCCGACGACCGGCATCGTCAAGCGAGGCAAAACCATCAAGGTTGCCACGCTCAGTCAGGAGCTCGCTGAGCTCGTTGAGCACGCCAACGACCGGGTGAGTGATGTGGTCGCTCGCAAACGAACGAGCTATGTTTCCGGCGGCAAAGAGATGACTCCGAGCCAGCTGCTTGAGCGACTCGGGTTCACGAGCGCGCAGTTGCAAACCCCGGTCAAGGATCTTTCCGGTGGCCAGCGCCGTCGCCTCCAGCTGCTCCTCATCCTGCTTGATGAGCCCAACGTGCTCGTACTCGACGAGCCGTCAAACGATCTCGACACCGACATGCTAGCGGCGATGGAGGATCTGCTCGATTCGTGGCCGGGAACCTTGCTGGTGGTCTCGCACGACCGGTACCTCATGGAACGCGTCACCGATCAGCAGTACGCCATCCTCGACGGCAAGCTCCGCCATTTGCCCGGTGGCGTTGACCAGTACCTCAAGCTGCGCAAGGCTTCGGATGCTGCGGATACCGGCCCGTCGGCCTCGGCATCCGCCTCAAGCACAACACCAGCGGCAGCCCCGGTTCCAGCGAACCAGTTGAGCGGTGCCGAGCGCCGAAACGCCGAAAAAGAACTCGCCTCAACCGAGCGTAAAATGGCGAAGGCAACCGAGGCGATCAAAGCGACCCACGACCGTCTCGCGGCCCATGACCAGGGCGATTACGAGGGAATTAGCATCATGATGCAGGAAATCACCGCGCTCGAGGCGACGGTCGCGTCGCTTGAGGAGCGATGGTTGGAGCTTTCTGAACTCCTGTCCTGA
- a CDS encoding YncE family protein produces MGVLRDSGGKLWRRALGVVAVASAGILLGGCAPESNSPAVLTAGPTMVAPMPSHEGESGPAAAAEPTLLLGTLAASNAIAVIDPLREGQDAVVQRIEVGQAPWGIDTHGTTAYVATAEGLAIVDLVTGARTALVGYQHPASTLSYGEYREGGLGLAASPDGSRVYVAVTRGTGPSALEVFDTASGTFMTSVDVGLRPFDVVVSDDGGEVYSIDHDSFSVTAINTATFEPRSISVAPFGQEGGLASWEKTHYGVVNSDGHLLLPVQGQALVDLNPATGETTVAQMTGNSHQHGAAIATDVRTGARSLLVVGTGSFGSASGGPNLTIRSMADSTERIVPLERLHETVTQWRNPATQGLSAVLGGGYTRDGAWDGATVVDLETLASYEIVVEGKPQEIVPLPAEATASFTR; encoded by the coding sequence ATGGGTGTTTTGCGTGATTCCGGCGGGAAGCTGTGGCGGCGTGCGCTCGGCGTTGTCGCCGTCGCGTCAGCCGGTATTCTGCTTGGTGGATGCGCCCCTGAGAGCAACAGCCCAGCGGTTTTGACGGCCGGCCCGACCATGGTTGCCCCGATGCCATCTCACGAGGGAGAGAGCGGTCCAGCCGCGGCAGCGGAACCAACTCTGCTGCTTGGGACGCTCGCGGCGTCCAACGCGATCGCGGTCATCGATCCGCTGCGTGAGGGGCAGGATGCCGTTGTGCAGCGCATTGAAGTTGGACAGGCGCCGTGGGGTATTGATACCCATGGCACAACCGCCTACGTGGCAACCGCTGAGGGACTCGCCATTGTTGACCTCGTGACCGGCGCTCGAACAGCGTTGGTGGGGTATCAGCATCCGGCATCCACGCTGAGCTACGGGGAATATCGCGAAGGTGGCCTCGGTCTCGCGGCCTCCCCAGATGGCTCCCGCGTCTACGTTGCCGTGACGAGGGGAACCGGACCGTCCGCGCTCGAAGTCTTTGACACCGCGAGTGGAACCTTTATGACAAGTGTCGACGTTGGGCTGCGCCCGTTTGACGTTGTGGTCTCAGACGACGGGGGAGAGGTCTATTCAATTGACCACGACTCCTTCAGCGTGACAGCCATCAACACGGCAACCTTTGAACCTCGTTCGATCAGCGTTGCTCCCTTTGGACAAGAGGGCGGGCTCGCCTCGTGGGAAAAGACCCACTACGGCGTTGTGAATAGTGACGGGCACCTCCTGCTGCCGGTTCAGGGGCAGGCGCTCGTTGATCTGAACCCGGCAACCGGGGAGACAACCGTTGCTCAGATGACCGGTAACTCGCATCAGCACGGGGCAGCAATCGCAACAGACGTTCGAACGGGTGCGCGCTCCTTGCTCGTGGTAGGAACAGGAAGTTTTGGTTCGGCATCAGGGGGACCAAACCTCACCATCCGGTCAATGGCTGACTCGACCGAGCGAATAGTGCCGCTTGAACGACTACATGAGACCGTTACGCAGTGGCGCAACCCAGCAACGCAGGGGCTCAGTGCGGTGCTTGGCGGAGGCTATACAAGGGACGGCGCGTGGGACGGGGCAACGGTTGTTGATCTTGAGACGCTCGCATCATACGAGATCGTAGTAGAGGGCAAGCCGCAGGAAATCGTGCCCCTCCCGGCCGAGGCGACAGCTTCATTCACCAGATAA
- a CDS encoding DsbA family oxidoreductase — protein MADTIKVDIWSDIACPWCYIGKRRFEEALDAFASSEHSKPVEIEYHSFELAPDTPTDFAGTEIDFLAKHKGMPVEQVEQMLGHVTGIASSVGLNYDFDALQHTKTLKAHELLHFAKSKGLQREMKERLLKAYFEEGTHVGRIDELVTLASEVGLDQDEVRSALTGDAFARDVQADIDQARAYGINGVPFFVFEGAYGVSGAQEPAAFQSVLEQIASGSIGEASDA, from the coding sequence ATGGCTGACACAATTAAAGTTGATATCTGGTCCGACATTGCGTGCCCATGGTGCTACATCGGAAAGCGCCGCTTCGAGGAGGCCCTCGACGCCTTTGCCTCCTCCGAGCACAGCAAACCGGTTGAGATCGAGTATCACAGCTTTGAGCTTGCACCCGATACGCCAACTGACTTTGCCGGCACCGAAATCGATTTCCTTGCCAAGCACAAAGGCATGCCCGTCGAGCAGGTTGAGCAGATGCTCGGCCACGTCACAGGCATCGCGTCCAGCGTCGGCCTGAACTACGATTTTGATGCGTTGCAGCACACCAAGACGCTCAAAGCGCACGAGTTGCTTCACTTTGCCAAGAGCAAAGGACTCCAGCGCGAGATGAAGGAGCGCCTGCTCAAGGCGTACTTCGAAGAGGGAACGCACGTTGGTCGCATTGACGAGCTCGTGACGCTCGCCTCGGAGGTTGGCCTTGATCAAGACGAGGTGCGTTCCGCCCTCACAGGCGACGCCTTTGCGCGCGACGTGCAGGCCGATATTGACCAGGCTCGTGCCTATGGCATCAACGGAGTCCCGTTTTTCGTGTTTGAAGGCGCGTATGGGGTCTCTGGCGCCCAAGAGCCAGCTGCGTTCCAGAGCGTGCTTGAGCAGATAGCCTCCGGGAGCATCGGGGAGGCATCGGATGCCTGA
- a CDS encoding efflux RND transporter permease subunit: MHLLTKLSLKNRAIVGLVTLAIVVIGLIATVSLKQELIPSTQIPQAGVGVVYPGASPENVAKDAVGPVEQAIKAIPGTGRMTSSSTSGGGQVQVEWDYGLDSEKMIANIRAAVDGVKAAMPAAVSTEVYTGGSDDIPAMQLVVTSDAENGELVERLESVVVPAFNDVSGVRKTEVQGKTETLLAVTLRPADLAAKKVTAPAVMESIRAAGVVNSAGTSFDGDSQLSVEVGATLDSVEAVSHVPIATESGTVLLSEIATIAEEPAEVSSIARADGRPSLNLSIMKNQDANAVSLSHAVTELIPDLEKQLGKNATLDVVFDQAPMIEQSIEDLSVEGGLGLLFAILVILVFLFSVRSTIITAISIPLSLLIAMIGLWVGDFTLNIFTLAALTVAVGRVVDDSIVVIENIKRRSDTEDGPLTAGSIVASVRQVAAAITASTITTVAVFLPIALIGGVTGELFRPFAVTISIALVASLIVSLTIVPVLAFWFLKPRKKSSAGAVAGQQDVLSAEHEDSIGEDIPEPAHDEDAKVTRLQRGYMPVLRSALKHPVVTLVTASVIFILTIGSTGLLKTDFLGDLGGQKQVSVSLEMPAGTRLSLTDERAAEIEQVFEKTPGIQTLLTTVGSGSTNQAYFTATLTDNSDVSTVAAALEKQLSAQDGAGTVRVESQGGDQGNQTVDVTIKADNEQALAEGSDNVMAMMSGITGLSEVKSDLAGEQPLLRVKVDRVAAAAYGFTQSDIGDALSSVLRGSTIATLTINGEPRDLLFRSHQVDATPADIAALSIPVSPLQQAQAQKAASDALLAEQEAMSNEATAKAEGQVSSQRSELVKARAEAVAGLGELRTQLAELSAIPAPEPGSGEPVTTDVLQGQALADALAQLSGGISQAEEGIRQIDTQLTELDKSVAESNAAQAESERLQAEQKALVDVTATAITVGQVAEVVREKAASTVTRIDGERAVTISAKPTGDDLGAISAALNAKLDDLQLPAGVTTDIGGASAEQDEAFGQLGVAMLLAIALVYIVMVATFRSLLQPVILLVSVPFAATGAILALLLTNTALGIPSMIGLLMLIGIVVTNAIVLIDLINHHRANGASISEAVLEGSRLRLRPIIMTACATIFALVPMALGLTGGGMFISQSLAVVVIGGLISSTLLTLILVPVLYALLERRGERKEARRLKREERAATRENPEEEQLEELLS; this comes from the coding sequence ATGCATCTGCTGACGAAGTTGAGCCTCAAGAACCGAGCCATTGTGGGGCTGGTGACCCTGGCAATAGTTGTTATTGGGCTCATCGCAACGGTGTCCCTCAAGCAAGAGCTGATCCCGTCAACGCAGATTCCGCAGGCTGGCGTCGGTGTTGTGTACCCGGGGGCCTCTCCCGAGAACGTCGCGAAGGATGCCGTCGGCCCAGTGGAGCAAGCAATCAAAGCGATCCCTGGTACGGGGCGCATGACGTCATCCTCAACAAGCGGTGGGGGACAGGTGCAGGTTGAGTGGGATTACGGACTCGACAGCGAAAAGATGATTGCGAATATCCGCGCTGCGGTTGACGGGGTTAAAGCCGCAATGCCGGCTGCGGTGAGCACAGAGGTGTATACGGGCGGCAGCGACGATATCCCAGCCATGCAGCTTGTGGTGACGTCCGATGCCGAAAACGGTGAGCTTGTCGAACGCCTCGAATCGGTTGTTGTCCCCGCGTTTAACGATGTCTCCGGGGTTCGGAAGACAGAAGTGCAGGGCAAGACTGAGACGCTGCTCGCCGTGACGCTGCGACCGGCCGATCTTGCGGCAAAGAAGGTGACAGCGCCTGCCGTCATGGAGAGCATCCGTGCCGCCGGCGTCGTGAACTCTGCCGGAACCAGTTTTGACGGCGATAGCCAGCTATCGGTTGAGGTTGGTGCGACCCTTGACAGCGTTGAGGCCGTTTCGCACGTGCCGATCGCAACCGAGAGCGGCACGGTGCTGCTGAGCGAAATCGCGACGATAGCCGAAGAGCCAGCCGAGGTGAGCAGCATCGCCAGAGCTGACGGACGCCCCTCGCTCAACCTCTCCATCATGAAGAACCAAGACGCGAACGCCGTTTCGCTTTCCCACGCCGTTACGGAGCTCATCCCCGACCTCGAGAAGCAGCTTGGCAAGAATGCAACGCTCGACGTGGTGTTTGATCAGGCACCAATGATTGAACAGTCCATTGAAGACCTCTCTGTTGAAGGCGGGCTCGGCCTGCTCTTTGCAATTCTTGTGATTCTTGTGTTTCTGTTCTCCGTGCGGTCGACCATCATTACGGCGATCTCGATTCCGCTCTCGCTGCTCATCGCGATGATTGGACTGTGGGTTGGAGACTTCACACTCAACATCTTTACGCTTGCGGCCCTGACGGTTGCTGTCGGACGCGTCGTCGACGACTCGATCGTGGTGATCGAAAACATCAAGCGGCGAAGCGATACCGAGGACGGCCCGCTCACGGCTGGCTCGATTGTTGCCTCCGTTCGCCAGGTTGCCGCGGCAATTACCGCCTCGACCATCACGACCGTTGCGGTCTTCCTGCCTATCGCCCTCATTGGCGGCGTTACCGGTGAACTCTTCCGACCGTTTGCCGTGACGATTTCAATCGCGCTGGTTGCATCGCTTATTGTGTCGCTCACGATTGTTCCCGTGCTTGCGTTCTGGTTCCTGAAGCCGCGGAAGAAATCCTCAGCCGGTGCTGTAGCGGGCCAGCAGGACGTTCTCAGCGCCGAGCACGAGGACTCAATAGGGGAGGATATTCCCGAGCCCGCTCACGACGAAGACGCTAAGGTGACACGGCTGCAGCGCGGCTACATGCCGGTTCTTCGTTCAGCCCTCAAGCATCCCGTTGTGACCCTCGTTACGGCCTCGGTCATCTTCATCCTCACGATCGGGTCTACCGGGTTGCTGAAGACCGATTTCCTTGGCGACCTTGGCGGACAGAAGCAAGTTTCTGTTTCGCTGGAAATGCCAGCAGGTACCCGTCTGTCATTGACCGATGAACGGGCCGCAGAAATCGAGCAGGTATTCGAAAAGACTCCCGGAATACAGACGCTACTCACCACTGTCGGCTCCGGCTCGACCAACCAGGCATACTTCACGGCGACCCTCACCGACAACAGCGATGTCAGCACAGTGGCCGCAGCGCTTGAGAAGCAACTCAGCGCTCAAGATGGAGCCGGAACCGTCCGGGTTGAAAGCCAGGGCGGAGACCAAGGCAACCAGACCGTTGACGTCACCATTAAGGCCGACAACGAGCAAGCGCTCGCAGAAGGCTCCGACAACGTCATGGCGATGATGAGCGGGATCACGGGTCTCTCTGAGGTCAAGAGCGACCTCGCGGGGGAGCAGCCGCTGCTCAGGGTCAAGGTGGATCGGGTCGCGGCCGCAGCCTACGGATTTACCCAGAGCGACATCGGCGACGCGCTCTCGAGCGTTCTCCGCGGCTCAACCATTGCCACCCTGACGATCAACGGCGAGCCGCGCGATCTCCTTTTCCGCTCGCACCAGGTTGACGCGACTCCCGCGGATATCGCCGCGCTCAGCATCCCCGTGTCGCCGCTGCAGCAGGCGCAGGCCCAAAAAGCCGCGAGCGATGCCCTGCTCGCTGAACAAGAGGCGATGTCAAACGAAGCGACCGCAAAGGCCGAAGGACAGGTCAGCTCACAACGTTCCGAGCTGGTCAAAGCCCGCGCCGAGGCCGTAGCCGGGCTTGGCGAATTGCGCACGCAACTTGCAGAGCTCTCGGCAATCCCCGCCCCGGAGCCGGGATCTGGCGAACCCGTGACGACCGACGTGCTGCAGGGCCAGGCTCTCGCGGATGCCCTTGCCCAGCTATCAGGCGGAATTAGCCAGGCGGAGGAAGGCATCCGCCAGATCGACACGCAGCTCACTGAGCTAGATAAATCGGTTGCCGAGTCGAATGCTGCTCAGGCAGAGTCGGAGCGTCTCCAAGCAGAGCAGAAAGCACTTGTCGACGTCACTGCCACGGCGATTACCGTCGGTCAGGTCGCCGAAGTTGTTCGCGAAAAGGCGGCGAGCACGGTTACCCGAATTGATGGGGAGCGGGCCGTGACGATCTCTGCGAAACCGACCGGCGACGACCTCGGCGCGATCAGTGCGGCGCTCAACGCCAAATTGGACGACCTGCAGCTGCCAGCCGGCGTGACAACCGATATCGGCGGGGCCTCGGCTGAGCAGGACGAAGCGTTTGGACAACTTGGCGTAGCCATGCTGCTCGCCATCGCCCTTGTCTACATCGTGATGGTGGCGACGTTCCGAAGCCTGCTGCAGCCAGTTATCCTGCTCGTGTCGGTGCCCTTCGCCGCGACGGGAGCGATTCTTGCGCTGCTGCTCACCAATACGGCGCTCGGTATTCCCTCGATGATCGGCCTCCTGATGCTCATCGGTATCGTCGTGACCAACGCCATTGTGCTGATCGACCTCATCAACCATCACAGGGCGAACGGGGCCAGCATTTCAGAAGCGGTTCTGGAGGGGTCACGCCTCCGCCTTCGGCCAATCATTATGACGGCGTGCGCCACAATCTTTGCGCTCGTTCCAATGGCGCTCGGGCTGACCGGCGGCGGAATGTTCATCTCGCAATCGCTCGCGGTTGTGGTGATTGGCGGGCTTATCTCGTCAACCCTGCTGACACTCATCCTTGTGCCGGTGCTCTACGCGCTGCTCGAACGGCGAGGTGAGCGGAAAGAGGCAAGGCGGCTCAAGCGCGAGGAGCGTGCGGCAACTCGGGAGAACCCTGAAGAAGAGCAGCTTGAAGAATTGTTGAGTTAG